A part of Lacibacter sp. H407 genomic DNA contains:
- a CDS encoding alginate lyase family protein has product MKKLLTIVCLAISFNAVAQVPNTLVMNASRLQELKQLHQQQQLKIVTDLCKEADSLLNMKPLSVMEKEFTPVSGNKHDYMSQAPYFWYDSTKPNGLPYMRKDGVRNPEIYKITDRSYLGRLENATRILSLAWFLTGEEKYARKSASLLRTWFISEATKMNPHLEYGQAIPGINTGRGIGIIETVALITIADAASLLAGSNAWTTNDHQSLKKWYADYLNWLLISKYGMDEHKAKNNHGTWYYAQAIDFALFTDNKVTANELIEESKNRLDSQLTKEGKQPLELERTNGLGYSTMNLRGWFTVATLAKKAGFDLWNYKTKQGTGLYKALDWLMPYAMGEKKWEYQQISKYNKSDLYTLLLQAGVGFNEPKYFSVAKKIEKESRTFVNDILFEKEKAGK; this is encoded by the coding sequence ATGAAAAAATTATTGACCATTGTTTGCCTTGCAATAAGTTTCAATGCGGTTGCTCAAGTGCCCAATACATTGGTCATGAATGCAAGTCGCTTGCAGGAACTTAAACAACTTCATCAGCAGCAACAACTCAAAATAGTTACAGACCTATGTAAAGAGGCTGATTCATTATTGAACATGAAGCCGCTTTCTGTAATGGAGAAAGAATTTACTCCTGTAAGCGGAAACAAACATGACTATATGAGTCAGGCACCTTATTTCTGGTACGATAGCACAAAGCCAAATGGTTTGCCATATATGCGGAAAGATGGTGTACGCAATCCGGAAATTTACAAGATCACTGACCGCAGTTATCTTGGCAGACTTGAAAATGCAACCAGAATATTATCACTTGCATGGTTTTTAACAGGCGAAGAAAAGTATGCACGGAAATCTGCCTCGTTGCTACGTACCTGGTTTATATCCGAAGCAACAAAAATGAATCCGCATCTTGAATACGGGCAGGCAATTCCCGGAATCAATACAGGAAGAGGCATTGGTATTATTGAAACCGTTGCATTGATTACGATTGCCGATGCCGCTTCACTTCTTGCAGGATCGAACGCATGGACGACGAATGATCATCAATCATTAAAAAAGTGGTATGCGGATTATTTAAACTGGTTGCTGATCAGTAAGTATGGAATGGATGAGCACAAAGCAAAAAATAATCACGGGACCTGGTATTATGCACAGGCAATTGACTTTGCATTATTTACTGACAATAAAGTAACGGCAAACGAATTGATTGAAGAAAGTAAAAACAGGCTCGACAGCCAATTAACAAAAGAAGGAAAGCAACCATTGGAGTTAGAAAGAACCAATGGACTCGGATATAGTACAATGAACCTGCGAGGTTGGTTTACTGTAGCAACATTAGCAAAGAAAGCAGGGTTCGATCTGTGGAATTATAAAACCAAACAAGGTACAGGTTTATACAAGGCACTTGATTGGCTGATGCCGTATGCGATGGGAGAAAAGAAATGGGAATACCAACAGATCAGTAAATACAACAAGAGTGATCTCTATACTTTGTTACTGCAGGCAGGAGTTGGTTTTAACGAACCGAAATATTTTTCTGTAGCCAAAAAAATTGAAAAAGAAAGCAGAACTTTCGTGAATGATATTCTTTTTGAAAAAGAAAAAGCAGGCAAATAG
- a CDS encoding UxaA family hydrolase has product MENDLQSAGTVEKLQHTFLRIHPSDNVLVALKDLAIRTVVTDNGDDIIIHDPVPAKHKFFIKDMEAGDDVIMYGVLVGEIQFQVMKGQVMTTANTKHAAGKYTYRDTHYEWTAPDITKFVNKTFNGFKRNDGRVGTANYWLFIPTVFCENRNLDVIKEAMWNELGYAVTDRYKQFTRQMFKAYQAGEDIDNINLNPIQSPNTERFFKNVDGIKFLNHAGGCGGTRQDSATLSALLASYADHPNVGGVTLLSLGCQHLQVKNFLADLKQRNPAFEKPIYIFEQQKIQSEEHLISEAIRQTFKGLIEINKLEREPVPLSHLCMGVKCGGSDGFSGISANPAIGHTSDLLVALGGKVLLAEFPELCGAEQDLIDRCVNKEAAAKFINLMETYDQQARNVGSGFHMNPSPGNIKDGLITDAIKSTGAARKGGTSPVVSVLDYTEPATEPGLSLVCTPGNDVEATTGKAASGATLILFTTGLGTPTGNPVAPTIKLSTNSVLAKRMSDIIDIDTGPIISGEKTIQQMGEEILEFCIKVASGEIITKAGQLAQDDFIPWKRGVSL; this is encoded by the coding sequence ATGGAAAATGATTTACAAAGCGCAGGTACAGTAGAAAAACTACAACATACTTTTTTAAGAATACATCCGAGTGATAACGTTCTTGTAGCGTTAAAAGATTTAGCCATAAGAACAGTAGTTACAGACAACGGAGATGATATTATCATACATGATCCGGTTCCTGCAAAACATAAGTTTTTTATAAAAGATATGGAAGCTGGCGATGATGTGATTATGTATGGTGTGTTAGTGGGTGAAATTCAATTCCAGGTAATGAAAGGTCAGGTAATGACCACTGCCAACACCAAACATGCTGCAGGCAAGTATACCTATCGGGATACGCATTACGAGTGGACAGCACCCGATATTACAAAGTTTGTAAATAAAACATTCAACGGATTTAAACGAAACGATGGCCGTGTAGGTACTGCGAATTACTGGCTGTTTATTCCAACTGTTTTTTGTGAAAACAGGAATCTTGATGTGATAAAAGAAGCGATGTGGAATGAACTTGGCTATGCAGTTACAGATCGCTATAAGCAATTTACCCGGCAAATGTTCAAAGCATATCAGGCCGGAGAAGACATTGACAACATTAATTTGAACCCGATTCAATCTCCTAATACAGAGCGTTTTTTTAAAAATGTAGATGGTATTAAATTCTTAAATCATGCAGGTGGTTGTGGTGGTACCAGACAGGACTCTGCAACATTGAGTGCCTTGCTGGCTTCTTATGCAGATCATCCAAATGTTGGCGGAGTTACATTGCTAAGTCTTGGATGCCAGCATTTGCAGGTAAAAAATTTCCTTGCCGATCTCAAACAACGAAATCCTGCATTTGAAAAACCCATTTATATTTTCGAGCAACAAAAAATACAAAGTGAAGAGCACTTAATTTCAGAGGCAATCAGGCAAACATTTAAAGGACTCATTGAAATCAATAAACTTGAACGAGAACCTGTTCCGCTCAGTCATTTATGCATGGGTGTAAAATGTGGTGGCAGTGATGGATTCAGTGGTATATCCGCCAACCCGGCAATAGGCCATACATCCGATTTGCTTGTTGCCCTGGGAGGAAAAGTATTGTTAGCAGAATTTCCGGAATTGTGCGGAGCAGAACAGGACCTCATTGACCGATGCGTAAATAAAGAAGCGGCGGCGAAATTTATCAACCTGATGGAAACGTATGATCAGCAGGCTCGCAACGTAGGTTCCGGTTTTCACATGAACCCATCACCCGGTAATATTAAAGATGGGTTGATCACAGATGCAATTAAATCTACAGGTGCAGCACGAAAAGGTGGCACCTCTCCTGTTGTGTCTGTATTGGATTATACAGAACCCGCAACAGAACCTGGTTTGAGTTTGGTTTGCACTCCGGGAAACGATGTAGAAGCAACTACCGGCAAAGCAGCGTCCGGAGCTACATTAATTCTTTTTACAACAGGATTGGGAACTCCAACCGGCAACCCGGTTGCACCCACAATCAAATTATCAACTAACTCTGTTCTGGCAAAACGAATGAGTGATATCATTGACATTGACACCGGGCCCATTATTTCCGGCGAAAAAACAATTCAGCAAATGGGCGAAGAAATCCTTGAATTCTGTATTAAAGTAGCCAGTGGGGAAATAATCACAAAAGCAGGGCAATTAGCGCAGGATGATTTTATTCCCTGGAAAAGAGGAGTATCTCTTTAA
- a CDS encoding alpha-galactosidase has translation MRILPAVVACFLFTFHAFGQATKPIVIETKNTAIVLTVANNQRLQQSYIGQKLGAADYNEMKGGREVYLTAGMENQFEPAIRVIHADGNPSLELKYVSHKTTGDANVKSTAIVLKDPVYPVEVILHYVSYFNEDVFKCWSEIVHKEKKQVLLTQYASSLLHFTADEYWLTQFHGDWAREMNIVEEKLTNGIKSIESKLGTRTNFYQTQVFFLSLNKPSTETDGDVIAGTLGWTGNFKFTFEVDQRNGLRVLSGINPYASEYNLQPGEKFTTPEFIFTYSANGKGLASRNIHRWARNYAVLDGNKPRFTLLNNWEATHTSFTETKLVELFDEAKKLGVDLFLLDDGWFGNKYPRNDDKNGLGDWQEDKLKLPSGIGYLVKEAEKKEIKFGIWLEPEMVNPKSELYEQHPDWILKLPNREENYGRNQLILDLVNPEVQDFVFNIVNDMLTNYPGIAFIKWDCNRSMTNAYSPYLKEKQTHLFLDYTKGLYKVMERIRKKHPHLPIMLCAGGGGRTDYGAMKYFTEFWPSDNTDGLERIFIQWGYSYFFPANTISAHVTSMGKQQSLKFRTDVAMMGKMGYDIRVNNFTKQELEFSNEAVKTYKRISDVIWFGDLYRLISPYEESRAVLMYVNENKSKAILFNYFTTTRRKDIFSRVLLQGLDHQKKYRLKEINLFPGTKSTQPDNEKVFSGEYLMKVGLNLAPGRANALSSTVFEITAD, from the coding sequence ATGAGGATTTTGCCTGCAGTTGTTGCGTGCTTTCTTTTTACGTTCCATGCTTTTGGACAGGCAACGAAGCCGATTGTTATTGAAACAAAAAATACAGCGATTGTTTTGACCGTTGCAAATAACCAACGCTTACAGCAATCGTATATCGGTCAAAAATTAGGGGCTGCAGATTACAATGAAATGAAAGGTGGGCGAGAAGTTTATTTAACTGCAGGCATGGAAAATCAGTTTGAACCAGCTATTCGAGTGATTCATGCCGATGGGAATCCCTCGCTTGAGTTAAAATATGTTTCGCATAAAACAACGGGTGATGCAAATGTGAAATCAACTGCTATTGTATTAAAGGATCCTGTTTACCCAGTAGAAGTGATTCTGCATTATGTTAGTTATTTTAATGAAGATGTTTTCAAATGCTGGAGCGAAATTGTACATAAGGAAAAGAAACAGGTGCTGCTTACACAATACGCTTCTTCCTTACTTCATTTCACAGCAGATGAATATTGGCTCACGCAGTTTCATGGAGATTGGGCAAGAGAAATGAACATTGTGGAAGAAAAATTGACAAACGGAATAAAATCAATTGAGAGTAAGCTTGGCACCCGTACAAATTTTTACCAAACGCAGGTTTTCTTTTTATCACTCAACAAACCTTCTACTGAAACGGATGGTGACGTAATTGCAGGAACTTTAGGCTGGACGGGTAATTTCAAATTCACGTTTGAAGTTGATCAACGAAACGGACTTCGTGTGCTTTCTGGTATTAATCCATATGCTTCGGAATACAATCTGCAGCCAGGCGAAAAATTTACAACGCCCGAATTTATATTTACTTATTCTGCAAACGGAAAAGGATTAGCAAGCCGGAATATTCATCGCTGGGCAAGAAATTATGCCGTATTAGATGGTAACAAACCCAGGTTCACACTTTTGAATAATTGGGAAGCAACCCACACCAGTTTTACTGAGACAAAATTGGTTGAGCTGTTTGACGAAGCAAAAAAATTAGGTGTCGATCTTTTTTTGTTGGATGATGGATGGTTTGGAAATAAATATCCACGCAACGATGATAAAAATGGATTGGGCGATTGGCAGGAAGATAAATTGAAGTTGCCCAGTGGTATTGGTTATCTGGTGAAAGAAGCAGAAAAAAAGGAAATAAAATTTGGTATCTGGTTAGAACCGGAAATGGTAAACCCTAAAAGTGAATTATACGAGCAGCATCCTGATTGGATATTGAAACTGCCAAATCGTGAAGAGAATTATGGACGTAATCAATTGATACTTGATTTAGTGAATCCGGAGGTACAGGATTTTGTTTTCAATATTGTAAACGACATGTTGACGAATTACCCTGGTATTGCGTTTATAAAATGGGATTGTAACCGGAGTATGACAAATGCTTATTCGCCTTATTTAAAAGAAAAGCAAACGCATCTGTTTCTTGATTATACAAAAGGGTTGTATAAAGTAATGGAACGCATCCGCAAAAAGCATCCACACTTGCCTATCATGTTGTGTGCAGGAGGTGGAGGTCGTACAGACTATGGTGCTATGAAATACTTTACAGAATTCTGGCCAAGCGATAATACAGACGGACTCGAACGCATATTCATCCAATGGGGTTACTCTTATTTCTTTCCTGCAAACACTATTTCTGCACATGTAACAAGTATGGGCAAACAGCAGTCGTTGAAATTCAGGACGGATGTTGCTATGATGGGCAAAATGGGCTACGACATAAGAGTGAACAATTTTACAAAGCAAGAATTGGAGTTTAGTAATGAAGCAGTAAAGACTTACAAACGCATCAGCGATGTCATTTGGTTTGGCGATCTCTATCGTTTAATCTCACCCTACGAAGAGAGCAGGGCTGTGTTAATGTATGTAAATGAAAATAAAAGCAAGGCCATTCTTTTTAATTATTTTACAACTACCCGTCGAAAAGATATTTTTTCACGAGTTCTGTTACAAGGCTTAGATCATCAAAAGAAGTATCGTTTAAAAGAAATCAATCTTTTTCCGGGAACAAAATCAACACAGCCAGATAATGAGAAAGTGTTTAGTGGCGAATACTTGATGAAAGTAGGTTTGAATTTGGCACCCGGAAGGGCAAATGCATTAAGCAGTACAGTTTTTGAAATCACTGCAGATTAA
- a CDS encoding AraC family transcriptional regulator, translating to MRPQLLKVSKEPQYSFSVRRDHAPYVNNRWHYHPEVELIHFKKGEGTQFIGDNIRPFKAGDVVIVGANLPHYWRFDDAYFEENAPVEADVRVAHFCENFWGSQFLELPENMNIKSLLDKAKRGLQVTGNTRIKVATLLGSLLESTNNQRIILLMEALNIIASCKQLEPLSSIGFKYDMVEDEKDRINAIYEYSLKNFKRPILLEEIAGVANISPNSFCRYFKSRTRKTYSQFLIEIRVGHACKLLIENNLSIKQLCYESGFNNFTSFHKYFKLITSKSPLTYQKEFMGKLTA from the coding sequence ATGCGTCCCCAACTATTAAAAGTGTCCAAAGAGCCACAATACTCTTTTAGTGTCCGTAGAGATCATGCTCCGTATGTCAATAACCGTTGGCACTATCATCCTGAAGTTGAATTGATTCATTTTAAGAAAGGAGAAGGCACCCAGTTTATTGGAGACAACATTCGACCTTTTAAAGCCGGAGATGTTGTGATAGTAGGAGCAAACCTGCCACATTACTGGAGGTTTGATGATGCTTATTTTGAAGAAAATGCGCCTGTTGAAGCCGACGTTAGGGTGGCACATTTTTGTGAGAATTTCTGGGGAAGCCAATTTTTGGAGCTGCCGGAAAATATGAACATTAAGAGTTTGCTCGACAAAGCAAAACGAGGTTTACAGGTAACAGGTAATACCCGCATTAAAGTGGCAACCTTGCTTGGGTCGTTATTGGAAAGTACCAACAATCAACGCATTATTTTATTGATGGAGGCTTTAAATATCATTGCATCTTGTAAACAGTTAGAGCCATTATCTTCCATTGGATTTAAGTATGATATGGTAGAAGATGAAAAAGACCGGATCAATGCGATCTACGAATACAGTCTCAAAAATTTTAAACGGCCTATTTTACTGGAAGAGATAGCGGGTGTTGCGAATATTAGTCCAAACTCTTTCTGCCGTTACTTCAAATCACGAACCAGAAAAACCTATTCGCAATTTTTAATTGAAATACGAGTTGGGCATGCCTGCAAACTTTTAATTGAAAATAATTTAAGTATTAAGCAGCTCTGTTACGAAAGCGGCTTTAATAATTTTACAAGTTTTCATAAGTATTTCAAATTGATTACAAGTAAAAGTCCGCTCACGTATCAGAAGGAGTTTATGGGAAAGTTAACGGCTTAA